The genomic stretch TTGCTCAGTGCCCATTGTGTATACATTCTATCCCTACCTGAAGTCCCAGACCTCACACATCAGAATTAAATTCCTCTCCTGTTTAGAAACCACACATTCAAAAACATGAACAGAAGATCAATAGGTTAGAAATCCACTTCGTTCAGTAGTTCTGATGTCGTTGcaaggttcaaggttcaaagtaagtttattatcaaagtacaactatgtcaccagatacaaccctgagattcattttcttgcagtccttCACAGTAAATACCAGAAagacaatagaatcgatgaaagaccacacccgaGAGGGTAGACAATCAGGTACTAGGTGTGGTAACTGTTTCAGAATTAACATTTTTTATCATAGTTCCGTGTACTGGTCCTTGCTCTAAATTCATCACCATTACCTTTAATATTCCTAGCATTAAAGTACACACTCTTTAACCATGTGTCTGTTATCTTGCTCCTGTCTGCCTTTCCTTACAGAGTTACTCGTCACAACATTCACCTTCCTCCCACGCTCTGATTCCTGGTTCTCTCTCACCTGTCAAACCAGTTGTACCAGTGAACTTTCAGGCCAAGGttttggttcccctccccccagtcAAGGTGCAACCTGCCCCTCATTGGAAGAGGATCCAAGAATCAGAAACCTTggcccctgcaccagctcctcaacTACACATTCAGCTGCAGAAGATGGTGCCAGCGAATAATGCAACCAAAGGCGACATCCTTCAGAAATTTCATGAAACTACTTCTATAAAAGATGATTCTGCTACTATTGGAGTCTGTGGTTCACATTTTGATGGTGAGTTTTCAGTTTGAATGCGTGATCTGACACTTTACTGACTCCTAGGGAGTTCGGTGAGGTTTCGTGTAAAGTGTGCTAcctggaggccaagaagcctggagtcCATAgttgactccatttctcaccaatATTGCCAATTTAAATGTCAAGGAAGAATGGAAAATGTGTGTTCAGCACCGTCTGGCTGCAAGTGACCGATCTCCTCTCCACTTTCACACTGCTCCCTGCGTTCGATCGGTCTCTTCCTCGATGCTGCTGGAGTCCTGGGTCCT from Hemitrygon akajei chromosome 7, sHemAka1.3, whole genome shotgun sequence encodes the following:
- the mtrfr gene encoding mitochondrial translation release factor in rescue isoform X1, producing MVSSILYSFLQSLGRARPCSMQQWISAKPFLDTRHAMLFLTASKKGLPDLPVVAEADLDEQFVRGNGPGGQATNKTSNCVVLKHVPSGIVVKSYSSQHSPSSHALIPGSLSPVKPVVPVNFQAKVLVPLPPVKVQPAPHWKRIQESETLAPAPAPQLHIQLQKMVPANNATKGDILQKFHETTSIKDDSATIGVCGSHFDAN